The Oncorhynchus mykiss isolate Arlee chromosome 28, USDA_OmykA_1.1, whole genome shotgun sequence genome includes a window with the following:
- the LOC110508519 gene encoding peroxiredoxin-1, translating into MRGISLFALRISSCCCKDQGRVKLKMAAGKARIGHLAPDFKATAVMPDGQFKDLSISNYRGKYVVFFFYPLDFTFVCPTEIIAFSDAAEEFRKIGCEVIGASVDSHFCHLAWTNTPRKQGGLGPMKIPLVADTLRSISTDYGVLKEDEGIAYRGLFIIDAKGLLRQITINDLPVGRSIDETLRLVQAFQFTDKHGEVCPAGWKPGSDTIKPDIQKSKDFFSKQH; encoded by the exons ATGCGAGGAATCTCACTCTTCGCACTCCGCATCTCAAGCTGCTGCTGTAAGGATCAAGGTAGAG TGAAACTGAAGATGGCTGCAGGTAAAGCGCGCATCGGGCATCTGGCCCCTGACTTCAAGGCCACAGCAGTCATGCCAGATGGACAGTTTAAAGACCTCAGCATTTCCAACTACAGAG GGAAGTATGTGGTGTTCTTCTTCTACCCGCTGGACTTCACCTTTGTGTGCCCCACTGAGATCATCGCCTTCAGTGATGCTGCCGAGGAGTTCAGGAAGATCGGCTGCGAGGTCATTGGTGCCTCTGTTGACTCCCACTTCTGCCATCTTGCCTG GACCAACACACCTCGTAAGCAGGGCGGTCTGGGTCCAATGAAGATCCCTCTGGTAGCCGACACACTGCGTTCCATCTCCACGGACTACGGGGTGCTGAAGGAGGACGAGGGCATTGCCTACAG GGGCCTATTCATTATTGACGCCAAGGGCCTCTTGAGGCAGATCACCATCAACGACCTTCCAGTGGGACGCTCCATCGACGAGACCCTGCGTCTGGTGCAGGCCTTTCAGTTCACTGACAAACACGGAGAGG TCTGTCCCGCCGGCTGGAAACCAGGAAGTGACACCATCAAGCCCGACATCCAGAAGAGCAAAGACTTCTTCTCCAAGCAGCACTAA